Proteins encoded in a region of the Azospirillum sp. TSH58 genome:
- a CDS encoding YdcF family protein has translation MAVHSRRARLLRAFRRLLLLAMLGGLAWLGGLFWFAASIPRTPPPPGSAEATRNTDAIVVLTGGSGRLSTGLELLADGRAHRLFVSGVYEGLEVQELLKRSRQFPGEMECCITLGYSADSTVGNAYETADWLRAQGYSSMRLVTANYHMMRSLLEFRMVIPEVEVVPHPVASPNVHLIDWWMWPGTANLLMTEYNKYLVTRLRYTLEKLIES, from the coding sequence ATGGCGGTCCACTCGCGGCGCGCCCGTCTCCTGCGGGCCTTCCGACGGCTGCTGCTGCTGGCGATGCTGGGCGGGCTGGCGTGGCTCGGCGGGCTGTTCTGGTTCGCCGCCTCGATCCCCCGCACCCCGCCGCCGCCGGGCAGCGCCGAGGCCACCCGCAACACCGACGCCATCGTCGTGCTGACCGGCGGCAGCGGCCGGTTGAGCACCGGCCTGGAACTGCTGGCCGACGGGCGGGCGCACCGGCTGTTCGTCTCCGGCGTCTACGAGGGGCTGGAGGTGCAGGAGCTTCTGAAGCGCTCCCGCCAGTTCCCCGGCGAGATGGAATGCTGCATCACGCTTGGCTATTCGGCGGACAGCACGGTCGGCAACGCCTACGAGACGGCGGACTGGCTGCGCGCTCAGGGCTATAGCTCGATGCGGCTGGTCACCGCCAATTACCACATGATGCGCAGCCTCCTGGAGTTCCGCATGGTGATCCCGGAGGTCGAGGTGGTGCCCCACCCCGTCGCCTCTCCCAATGTGCATCTCATCGACTGGTGGATGTGGCCGGGCACCGCTAATCTGCTGATGACCGAGTACAACAAATACCTTGTGACCCGGCTTCGCTACACGCTTGAGAAGCTGATCGAATCCTGA
- the ftsE gene encoding cell division ATP-binding protein FtsE, with the protein MIRFENVGLRYGTGPEVLRDISFTLPPGSFHFMTGASGAGKSSLLKLMYLALRPSRGLVTLFGKDMARVKRADLPALRRQIGVVFQDFALLDHLSALDNVALPLRMGGARESDVVEHCTEILRWVGLGNHLNSLPSTLSGGQQQRVAIARAVINRPRLLLADEPTGNVDDGIGMRLLYLFEELHKLGTTVVIASHNEALIRRFEHPRLMLENGRLHVLPAHASRWA; encoded by the coding sequence GTGATCCGTTTCGAGAATGTGGGACTGCGCTATGGCACCGGACCGGAGGTGCTGCGCGACATCAGCTTCACCCTGCCGCCCGGCTCGTTCCACTTCATGACGGGGGCGAGCGGGGCCGGCAAGTCGTCGCTGCTCAAGCTGATGTATCTGGCGCTCCGCCCGTCGCGCGGGCTGGTCACCCTGTTCGGCAAGGACATGGCGCGGGTCAAGCGCGCCGACCTGCCGGCGCTGCGCCGCCAGATCGGCGTGGTGTTCCAGGACTTCGCCCTGCTCGACCATCTCTCGGCGCTCGACAACGTGGCCCTGCCGCTGCGCATGGGCGGCGCCCGCGAATCGGACGTGGTGGAGCACTGCACGGAGATCCTGCGCTGGGTGGGGCTGGGCAACCATCTGAACTCCCTGCCCTCCACCCTGTCGGGCGGGCAGCAGCAGCGCGTCGCCATCGCCCGCGCGGTCATCAACCGCCCGCGCCTTCTGCTGGCGGACGAGCCGACCGGCAACGTGGACGACGGCATCGGCATGCGCCTTCTCTACCTGTTCGAGGAGCTTCACAAGCTGGGCACCACCGTGGTCATCGCCTCCCACAACGAGGCGCTGATCCGCCGCTTCGAGCATCCGCGCCTGATGCTGGAGAACGGGCGCCTGCACGTCCTGCCGGCGCACGCCTCGCGCTGGGCGTGA
- a CDS encoding ABC transporter permease gives MALPPLTRRNSDLPLAKDPTSRFLMWLTALMVYLAALALAGALLVSDMTRRWDSGLAGGLTVQIMPLPDSAHAAPLEERTEAALTVLRATPGIATASVLSSGDVGRLLEPWLGKEAADPLLPMPRLIDVMTNGPVDTAALSSRLTSAAPGATLDDHAVWLADLRRFAGAMHLAALGIVALIGGAGVMAVIFAVRSGLAIHRHVVELLHLMGATDRYVARQFESHVIGLTLRGGMTGLLLAAGTLAGIGHAAAGLHASLLPDLATSPWWAVAALAAVPLAACLLAALTARWTVLRTLESMP, from the coding sequence ATGGCCCTGCCGCCGCTGACCCGCCGAAACTCCGACCTGCCGCTGGCCAAGGACCCGACCTCGCGGTTCCTCATGTGGCTCACCGCGCTGATGGTCTATCTGGCGGCGCTGGCGCTGGCCGGGGCCCTGCTCGTCTCCGACATGACCCGGCGCTGGGACAGCGGTCTGGCCGGTGGGCTGACGGTGCAGATCATGCCCTTGCCCGACAGCGCCCACGCCGCCCCGCTGGAGGAGCGGACGGAGGCCGCGCTGACTGTCCTGCGCGCCACCCCCGGCATCGCGACCGCCAGCGTCCTGTCCAGCGGCGACGTCGGCCGGCTTCTGGAGCCCTGGCTGGGCAAGGAGGCCGCCGATCCGCTGCTGCCGATGCCGCGGCTGATCGACGTGATGACCAACGGGCCGGTGGACACGGCGGCGCTGTCCTCGCGCCTGACCTCCGCCGCCCCCGGCGCCACGCTGGACGACCACGCGGTGTGGCTGGCCGACCTGCGCCGCTTCGCCGGGGCGATGCATCTGGCGGCGCTGGGCATCGTGGCGCTGATCGGCGGGGCGGGCGTGATGGCGGTGATCTTCGCCGTGCGCTCCGGCCTCGCCATCCACCGCCATGTGGTGGAGTTGCTGCACCTGATGGGAGCCACCGACCGCTATGTGGCGCGGCAGTTCGAATCGCACGTCATCGGCCTGACCCTGCGCGGCGGGATGACCGGGCTGCTGCTGGCCGCCGGCACGCTGGCCGGCATCGGCCACGCCGCCGCCGGGCTCCACGCCAGCCTGCTGCCGGACCTCGCCACCTCGCCCTGGTGGGCCGTCGCCGCGCTGGCCGCCGTTCCGCTGGCCGCCTGCCTGCTGGCCGCGCTGACCGCGCGCTGGACGGTGCTGCGCACGCTGGAGTCGATGCCGTGA
- the recO gene encoding DNA repair protein RecO, with product MEWSDQGVVLSARPHGETSAVVTLLTRDHGRHAGMVMGGRSSRTRAALEPGTLVSARWRGRLPEHLGNLTLEVVQGYSAAFLDDPPRLAALTAACALAEAALPEHQPHPALFDGLLALFGLLGGDAWAESYVRWEVGLLAELGFGLDLDRCAVTGANDYLAYVSPRTGRAVSASAGEPYRDRLLPLPGFLIGLGGGGPQAVAEGLRLTGHFLERHLLNGPLPPARLRLRERYENTVARGR from the coding sequence ATGGAGTGGTCCGATCAGGGCGTCGTGCTGTCGGCGCGGCCGCATGGCGAGACCTCGGCGGTCGTCACCCTGCTGACGCGGGACCATGGGCGGCACGCCGGAATGGTGATGGGCGGGCGGTCCAGCCGGACGCGGGCGGCGCTGGAGCCGGGCACGCTGGTGTCGGCGCGCTGGCGCGGGCGCCTGCCCGAGCATCTCGGCAATCTGACGCTGGAGGTGGTGCAGGGCTATTCCGCCGCCTTTCTCGATGATCCGCCGCGACTCGCGGCCTTGACCGCCGCCTGCGCGCTGGCCGAGGCGGCCCTGCCGGAGCATCAGCCGCACCCGGCGCTGTTCGACGGTCTCCTGGCGCTGTTCGGCCTGCTGGGCGGCGACGCCTGGGCCGAGTCCTACGTGCGGTGGGAGGTCGGGCTGCTCGCCGAACTCGGATTCGGGCTGGATCTCGACCGTTGCGCGGTCACCGGGGCGAACGACTACCTCGCCTATGTCAGCCCGCGCACCGGGCGCGCGGTGTCGGCGTCGGCCGGGGAACCCTACCGCGACCGGCTCCTGCCGCTGCCCGGATTCCTCATCGGTCTGGGCGGCGGCGGGCCGCAGGCGGTGGCGGAGGGGCTGCGCCTGACCGGCCATTTCCTGGAGCGCCATCTGCTCAACGGCCCGCTGCCGCCCGCAAGACTGCGATTAAGAGAACGTTACGAGAACACTGTGGCGCGTGGCCGCTAG
- a CDS encoding HlyD family secretion protein, with the protein MVKAVRKIVLSGVAVAALAGGGYAGWDWWTEGRFFESTDNAYVHSDITVVSPKVSAYVRDVRVAENQQVAAGDVLAVLDDQDFRAKVAEAEANVAAQKAALGTIDSKLQLQKAIIDQAAATVASAEAEQRRAQQDFDRTRALASDSWASRQKFETADADLRKATAETARARAALVAEQDQVGVLNASRSETDARLRQVEAALQTARNDLNNTVIRAPVDGVVGNRGVQVGQYARPGVQLLSLVPLPDVYVVANFKETQLARMRPGQPVTVEVDAYPDKHLLGRVESFAPASGSQFSLLPPENATGNFTKIVQRVPVRIALPRDSALSGLLRPGLSVVAEVDTRGAEDQPHDAGTVMGALVPGRTVASK; encoded by the coding sequence ATGGTCAAGGCCGTGCGGAAGATCGTTCTGTCGGGTGTGGCGGTGGCGGCGCTGGCCGGTGGCGGCTACGCCGGCTGGGACTGGTGGACCGAGGGTCGCTTCTTCGAGTCGACCGACAACGCCTATGTCCACAGCGACATCACGGTGGTGAGCCCCAAGGTCTCCGCTTACGTGCGGGACGTCCGGGTGGCGGAGAACCAGCAGGTGGCCGCGGGCGACGTCCTGGCGGTGCTGGACGACCAGGACTTCCGCGCCAAGGTCGCGGAGGCGGAGGCCAACGTCGCCGCGCAGAAGGCGGCGCTCGGCACCATCGACAGCAAGCTGCAGCTCCAGAAGGCGATCATCGATCAGGCGGCCGCCACGGTCGCCAGCGCCGAGGCCGAGCAGCGCCGCGCCCAGCAGGATTTCGACCGCACCCGCGCGCTCGCCAGCGACAGCTGGGCCAGCCGCCAGAAGTTCGAGACGGCCGACGCCGACCTGCGCAAGGCGACGGCGGAGACCGCCCGCGCCCGCGCCGCGCTGGTGGCGGAACAGGATCAGGTCGGCGTGCTGAACGCCAGCCGCAGCGAGACCGACGCCCGCCTGCGCCAGGTGGAGGCCGCCCTGCAGACCGCGCGCAACGACCTGAACAACACGGTCATCCGCGCCCCGGTGGACGGGGTGGTCGGCAACCGCGGCGTCCAGGTCGGCCAGTACGCGCGTCCGGGCGTGCAGCTTCTCTCGCTGGTGCCGCTGCCCGACGTCTATGTGGTCGCCAACTTCAAGGAGACGCAGCTCGCCCGCATGCGTCCCGGCCAGCCGGTGACGGTGGAGGTGGACGCCTATCCGGACAAGCACCTGTTGGGCCGGGTGGAGAGCTTCGCCCCGGCGTCGGGCTCGCAGTTCAGCCTGCTGCCGCCGGAGAACGCGACCGGCAACTTCACCAAGATCGTCCAGCGCGTGCCCGTGCGCATCGCCCTGCCGCGCGACAGCGCGCTGTCCGGCCTGCTGCGCCCCGGCCTGTCGGTGGTCGCCGAGGTGGACACCCGCGGCGCCGAAGACCAGCCGCATGACGCGGGCACCGTCATGGGCGCTCTGGTCCCCGGCCGCACGGTTGCGTCGAAGTAA
- a CDS encoding DHA2 family efflux MFS transporter permease subunit → MTAITNDDTPTARDATPPADAGGETAASRLQTPPPPAGRGAAAPSSPPAAGPRPVTTRDWLGFLSMVVGMFMAILDIQIVSSSLSEIQAGLAASADEISWVQTSYLIAEVVMIPLSGMLARILSTRVLFTIAAAGFTLTSVACAFTSSIESMIVWRALQGFIGGAMIPTVFATSFSLFPPEKRAGVSVMIGLVATMAPTLGPTLGGWLTQSFSWHWLFLANVLPGIAVTSLVWTLVDVDKPNPALRKGFDFIGLGLMAAFLGSLEFVVEEGPRQDWFQDEYVAIFAVVAAVSAVGFFWRVLTYGNPIVELRAFLDRNFAIGSLYSFIIGIGLYGAVYLQPLFLARVRGLNSLQIGTIMFVTGAFQFLSAPIAGVLSKKMDLRVMLALGLCLFGTGVWLNAHLTNQSGFWELFLPQAVRGLSLMLCFIPVNTIALGTLPPEQLKNASGLYNLMRNLGGAIGLAAINTVLLERASLHMNRLGDNLNLARPLVQETLDGLATKFDGLVADPQAAAMKTLARMVEREAMVLTFNDCLLLMAGVFFAGLLLMPLVRRPGGKPAAADH, encoded by the coding sequence ATGACCGCCATCACCAACGACGACACCCCCACCGCCCGCGACGCCACTCCCCCGGCGGACGCGGGCGGCGAGACCGCCGCGTCCCGGCTCCAAACTCCCCCGCCCCCCGCGGGCCGGGGCGCGGCGGCTCCTTCTTCCCCGCCGGCGGCGGGACCGCGCCCGGTGACCACGCGCGACTGGCTGGGCTTCCTGTCCATGGTCGTCGGCATGTTCATGGCGATCCTGGACATCCAGATCGTCTCCAGCTCCCTGTCGGAGATCCAGGCGGGCCTCGCGGCCAGCGCCGACGAGATCTCGTGGGTGCAGACCTCCTACCTCATCGCCGAGGTGGTGATGATCCCGCTGTCCGGCATGCTGGCGCGGATTCTCTCCACCCGCGTGCTGTTCACCATCGCCGCCGCCGGCTTCACCCTGACCAGCGTCGCCTGCGCCTTCACCTCCAGCATCGAATCGATGATCGTGTGGCGGGCGTTGCAGGGCTTCATCGGCGGCGCAATGATCCCGACTGTCTTCGCCACCAGCTTCTCCCTGTTCCCGCCGGAAAAGCGGGCCGGCGTGTCGGTGATGATCGGTCTGGTCGCCACCATGGCGCCGACGCTCGGGCCGACGCTGGGCGGCTGGCTGACCCAGAGCTTCTCCTGGCACTGGCTGTTCCTGGCCAACGTGCTGCCGGGCATCGCCGTGACCTCGCTGGTCTGGACGCTGGTCGACGTGGACAAGCCCAACCCGGCGCTGCGCAAGGGCTTCGACTTCATCGGTCTGGGGCTGATGGCCGCCTTCCTCGGCAGCCTGGAGTTCGTGGTCGAGGAAGGCCCGCGCCAGGACTGGTTCCAGGACGAGTATGTGGCGATCTTCGCGGTGGTCGCCGCAGTGTCCGCCGTCGGCTTCTTCTGGCGGGTCCTGACCTACGGCAATCCGATCGTCGAGCTGCGCGCCTTTCTGGACCGCAACTTCGCCATCGGCTCGCTCTACAGCTTCATCATCGGCATCGGGCTCTATGGGGCGGTCTACCTGCAGCCGCTGTTCCTGGCGCGGGTGCGCGGGCTGAACAGTTTGCAGATCGGCACGATCATGTTCGTGACCGGCGCCTTCCAGTTTCTGTCGGCCCCCATCGCCGGCGTGCTGTCCAAGAAGATGGATCTGCGGGTAATGCTGGCGCTGGGGCTGTGCCTGTTCGGCACCGGCGTCTGGCTGAACGCCCATCTGACCAACCAGTCCGGCTTCTGGGAGCTGTTCCTGCCGCAGGCGGTGCGCGGCCTGTCGCTGATGCTGTGCTTCATCCCGGTGAACACCATCGCGCTCGGCACCCTGCCGCCGGAGCAGCTCAAGAACGCGTCGGGCCTCTACAACCTGATGCGCAACCTGGGTGGCGCCATCGGTCTGGCGGCGATCAACACCGTGCTGCTGGAGCGGGCCTCCCTGCACATGAACCGGCTGGGCGACAACCTGAACCTCGCCCGCCCGCTGGTGCAGGAAACGCTGGACGGGCTGGCGACCAAGTTCGACGGGCTGGTCGCCGACCCGCAGGCCGCCGCCATGAAGACGCTGGCCCGCATGGTCGAGCGCGAGGCCATGGTGCTGACCTTCAACGACTGCCTGCTGCTGATGGCCGGCGTGTTCTTCGCCGGGCTTCTGCTGATGCCGCTGGTGCGGCGTCCGGGCGGCAAGCCGGCGGCGGCGGATCACTGA
- a CDS encoding bifunctional diguanylate cyclase/phosphodiesterase: MSSTIERYLLAEKAGSEGVWDWDLRNDTMFLSPRFKEFLDLPPGDVNRPEDWLDRVHPDDIDWLYASFEGQMVGVSLPFQIEHRVRRAGAGLSPDDGESGWRWLVCRGMAVPDESGDPVRLVGSVADITDRKHAERQLRKSEERYALAAAASNDGLWDWDLEAATVYYSPRWLSLLGLEEGSVGSSPDEWMERVHPDDRRSLREALGALGGDDTVFQIEYRVRHADGGTRWMACRGIAVLDAQGRPVRLVGSQADVTDRKTAEQRLLQSEERYALAAAGANDGLWDWRLDTDEVYYSPRWAAMLGFAGDSLSNRIGEWFERVHPDDLAGLRTAIDLHLTGEREHLQHVFRIRAADGDELWMLVRGLAVRDGSGRSVRIAGSMTDITAQKRAEQQLLFDAFHDGMTGLPNRTLLLDRIGQALDRNRRAGGKAFAVIFIDLDRFKSINDALGSSVGDRLLKTIAERLDETRRMGDTLARLSADEFAVLLDNIDDVGDALSAAERMGEAVAKPLALDGHEFVLSASIGIALSVSGYDRAEEMLRDASLAMYRAKSGGRARIDVFDSNLRRQAMAQMRTETDLRTALEQNQLVLYYQPIVALSSGQIAGFEALMRWKHPERGLVPPGEFIPLAEESGLIVPMGRWALREAARQLGQWQTRFPRPAPLFMSVNVSSRQFSDDDLIGLVSEVLQESRVPPSSLKLEITESLLMKDPAKCRVLMQGIRDMDVRLSIDDFGTGYSSLSYLHKFPADTLKIDRSFVQAISSGEGNAAIVQVIATLAAILGMEAVAEGVETEMESEFLRDIMCKYAQGYLYARPAPADAIEALLLREAEEPLVLPSLA, translated from the coding sequence TTGAGCAGCACGATCGAGCGATATCTGCTGGCCGAGAAAGCCGGCTCCGAAGGCGTCTGGGACTGGGACCTTCGCAACGATACGATGTTCCTGTCTCCCCGCTTCAAGGAGTTTCTCGACCTGCCGCCGGGCGACGTCAATCGCCCGGAAGATTGGCTCGACCGCGTCCACCCCGACGACATCGACTGGCTTTACGCGTCCTTCGAAGGCCAGATGGTCGGCGTCTCGCTGCCTTTCCAGATCGAACACCGCGTCCGCCGCGCCGGGGCCGGCTTATCGCCGGACGATGGCGAGTCCGGCTGGCGCTGGCTGGTTTGCCGCGGCATGGCGGTGCCCGACGAATCGGGCGATCCGGTCCGCCTCGTCGGGTCGGTCGCCGACATCACCGACCGCAAGCACGCCGAACGCCAGTTGCGCAAGAGCGAGGAGCGCTACGCGCTGGCCGCCGCGGCCAGCAACGACGGGCTGTGGGACTGGGATCTCGAAGCCGCAACCGTCTATTACTCGCCGCGCTGGCTGTCGCTTCTCGGACTGGAGGAAGGCAGCGTCGGCAGCAGCCCCGACGAATGGATGGAGCGCGTCCATCCGGACGACCGCCGCTCGTTGCGCGAGGCGCTGGGCGCCCTGGGCGGCGACGACACCGTGTTCCAGATCGAATACCGCGTGCGCCACGCCGATGGCGGCACCCGCTGGATGGCCTGCCGCGGCATCGCCGTGCTGGACGCGCAGGGCCGCCCGGTGCGGCTGGTCGGCAGCCAGGCCGACGTCACCGACCGCAAGACCGCCGAGCAACGCCTGTTGCAGAGCGAGGAGCGCTACGCGCTGGCCGCCGCCGGCGCCAACGACGGGCTGTGGGACTGGCGGCTGGACACGGACGAGGTCTACTACTCGCCGCGCTGGGCGGCCATGCTCGGCTTCGCCGGGGACAGCCTGTCCAACCGCATCGGCGAGTGGTTCGAGCGCGTGCATCCCGACGATCTGGCCGGGCTGCGCACCGCCATCGACCTGCATCTGACCGGTGAGCGGGAGCATCTCCAGCACGTCTTCCGCATCCGTGCCGCCGACGGGGACGAGCTGTGGATGCTGGTCCGCGGCCTCGCCGTTCGCGACGGGTCGGGCCGGTCGGTGCGAATCGCCGGCTCGATGACCGACATCACCGCCCAGAAGCGGGCGGAGCAGCAGCTTCTGTTCGACGCCTTCCACGACGGCATGACCGGGCTGCCCAACCGCACCCTGCTGCTGGACCGCATCGGCCAGGCGCTGGACCGCAACCGGCGGGCCGGCGGCAAGGCCTTCGCCGTCATCTTCATCGACCTGGACCGCTTCAAGTCGATCAACGACGCGCTGGGGTCCAGCGTCGGCGACCGGCTGCTGAAGACCATCGCGGAGCGGCTGGACGAGACCCGACGCATGGGCGACACGCTGGCCCGCCTGTCGGCCGACGAGTTCGCCGTGCTGCTCGACAACATCGACGACGTGGGCGACGCCCTGTCCGCGGCGGAGCGCATGGGCGAGGCCGTCGCCAAGCCGCTGGCGCTGGACGGGCACGAGTTCGTCCTCTCGGCCTCCATCGGCATCGCCCTCAGCGTCTCCGGCTACGACCGGGCGGAGGAGATGCTGCGCGACGCCAGCCTCGCCATGTACCGGGCCAAGTCGGGCGGGCGGGCGCGCATCGACGTGTTCGACAGCAATTTGCGCCGTCAGGCGATGGCCCAGATGCGCACGGAAACCGACCTGCGCACGGCGCTGGAGCAGAACCAGCTCGTCCTCTACTACCAGCCGATCGTCGCCCTGTCCTCGGGCCAGATCGCCGGGTTCGAGGCGCTGATGCGCTGGAAACATCCCGAGCGCGGGCTGGTCCCGCCGGGCGAGTTCATTCCGCTGGCCGAGGAATCGGGGCTGATCGTCCCGATGGGCCGCTGGGCGCTGCGCGAGGCGGCGCGCCAGCTCGGCCAGTGGCAGACCCGCTTCCCCCGCCCCGCCCCGCTGTTCATGAGCGTGAACGTCTCCTCCCGCCAGTTCAGCGACGACGACCTGATCGGGCTGGTCAGCGAGGTTCTTCAGGAAAGCCGGGTCCCGCCCTCCAGCCTGAAGCTGGAGATCACGGAAAGCCTGCTGATGAAGGACCCCGCCAAGTGCCGGGTGCTGATGCAGGGCATCCGCGACATGGACGTCCGCCTGTCCATCGACGATTTCGGCACCGGCTATTCGTCGCTGTCCTACCTGCACAAGTTCCCGGCGGACACGCTGAAGATCGACCGCAGCTTCGTGCAGGCCATCTCGTCGGGCGAGGGCAACGCCGCCATCGTGCAGGTGATCGCGACGCTGGCCGCCATCCTGGGCATGGAGGCGGTCGCCGAAGGCGTGGAGACCGAGATGGAGTCGGAGTTCCTGCGCGACATCATGTGCAAGTACGCGCAGGGCTACCTCTACGCCCGCCCGGCCCCTGCCGACGCCATCGAGGCGCTGCTGCTCCGCGAGGCGGAGGAGCCGCTGGTCCTTCCCAGCCTCGCGTAG
- a CDS encoding TetR/AcrR family transcriptional regulator, giving the protein MSTLVAPTPEAGSKPAQILEAAGKLFLDHGYGAVSMDAIAKTANVSKATLYAHFGSKDELFRVMVARECKGQAMAAVCEEARALDMADGLRLIARHFVTLILSPQALAGYRVVVGEAHRFPELASAFYEAGPARTMEHISAFMTDLDRRGLLRIPDPQLAAEQFVGLVKSHTHLRFMLCLSERPTEEQLTRIVDGAVSLIIRGYAP; this is encoded by the coding sequence ATGAGCACGCTGGTCGCCCCCACCCCGGAGGCAGGATCGAAGCCCGCGCAGATCCTGGAGGCCGCCGGAAAGCTGTTCCTGGACCATGGCTACGGCGCCGTCAGCATGGACGCCATCGCCAAGACGGCCAACGTGTCCAAGGCGACCCTCTACGCCCATTTCGGCAGCAAGGACGAGCTGTTCCGCGTCATGGTCGCCCGCGAGTGCAAGGGGCAGGCGATGGCCGCCGTCTGCGAAGAGGCGCGCGCGCTCGACATGGCCGACGGGCTGCGCCTGATCGCCCGCCATTTCGTCACGCTGATCCTGTCGCCGCAGGCGCTGGCCGGCTACCGCGTGGTGGTCGGCGAGGCGCACCGCTTCCCCGAGCTGGCGAGCGCCTTCTACGAGGCCGGCCCGGCCCGCACCATGGAGCACATCAGCGCCTTCATGACGGACCTCGACCGCCGCGGCCTGCTGCGCATCCCCGACCCGCAGCTCGCGGCGGAGCAGTTCGTCGGCCTCGTCAAGTCGCACACGCATCTGCGCTTCATGCTCTGCCTGTCCGAACGCCCGACGGAGGAGCAGCTGACGCGGATCGTCGACGGCGCCGTCTCCCTGATCATCCGGGGCTACGCGCCATAA